One region of Thalassophryne amazonica chromosome 16, fThaAma1.1, whole genome shotgun sequence genomic DNA includes:
- the LOC117528328 gene encoding somatostatin receptor type 5-like isoform X4 — MSTPDFINNTTNFTDLIPGPFIGNSSLLTGVIYIVVFIVGLLGNTLAIYVVLCYTKMKTVTNMFILNLALADELYILGIPFLGTQSVLSYWPYGEFLCKVCMTADAMSQFTSTFCLTVMSVDRYLAVVHPIRSAKWRRPHVVKIFNGTVWVVSFLVVLPVTIYSGMQDGFNSCNLSWPEPQKVWSLAFILYTSILGVFVPLVVICICYLLIIIKVKSAGVRAGVTKRRKSERKVTRMVVIIVLVFVLCWLPFYTTNIVNEVYTIPENDAAAAVYFFLVILTYVNSCANPILYGFLSDNFKQSFQKVLCFHKASCDCVMDKIRRNQAASQDRPETIHNALLTSTNHTQNRNTRNSQQCVQMGNLDHELLSTETAVNDQSLRRPCSSLSPALMWTSGTS, encoded by the exons ATGTCTACTCCTGACTTCATAAACAACACCACCAACTTTACAGACTTAATTCCAGGTCCTTTCATTGGGAATAGCTCTCTGCTCACCGGAGTCATCTATATCGTTGTCTTCATTGTGGGTCTTCTGGGTAACACACTAGCCATCTATGTGGTCTTATGCTACACAAAGATGAAGACGGTAACTAACATGTTCATCCTCAATTTAGCATTGGCTGATGAACTGTACATTCTCGGAATTCCCTTCCTGGGGACTCAGAGCGTGCTTTCATACTGGCCGTACGGAGAGTTCCTCTGCAAGGTATGCATGACTGCCGATGCCATGAGCCAGTTCACCTCAACCTTTTGCTTGACTGTGATGAGCGTTGATCGATACCTGGCTGTGGTGCATCCTATTCGCAGTGCCAAGTGGCGGAGACCACATGTGGTCAAGATTTTTAATGGCACGGTGTGGGTTGTATCATTCCTGGTTGTACTGCCAGTCACTATCTATTCAGGCATGCAggatgggttcaattcctgcaacTTGAGCTGGCCTGAACCGCAGAAGGTGTGGTCACTTGCCTTCATCCTCTACACATCCATCCTAGGTGTCTTTGTTCCTCTGGTTGTCATCTGCATCTGCTACCTGCTGATTATCATCAAG GTGAAGTCAGCAGGTGTGCGAGCAGGTGTGACGAAGCGGCGTAAGTCAGAGCGAAAGGTGACACGCATGGTGGTGATCATTGTGCTGGTGTTTGTGCTTTGCTGGCTGCCCTTCTATACCACCAACATCGTCAACGAGGTTTATACCATTCCTGAAAATGATGCCGCTGCTGCAGTCTACTTTTTTCTAGTCATCCTTACCTATGTCAACTCCTGTGCCAACCCCATCCTCTATGGTTTCCTCTCGGACAACTTCAAACAAAGCTTCCAGAAAGTGCTCTGCTTCCACAAAGCTAGTTGTGATTGTGTCATGGACAAAATAAGAAGAAACCAGGCTGCCTCTCAGGACAGACCAGAGACGATACATAATGCTCTTCTTACCAGCACAAACCACACGCAGAATAGAAACACGCGGAACAGCCAG CAGTGTGTCCAGATGGGGAACCTTGACCATGAATTGTTATCTACAGAAACAGCAGTGAATGACCAGTCATTGCGGAGACCGTGCTCATCACTTTCTCCTGCACTCATGTGGACATCAGGCACTTCTTGA
- the LOC117528328 gene encoding somatostatin receptor type 5-like isoform X1: protein MHYMTWERFSSAHQSSPHAQRRDHQQKRITENYDSAGIKTINTSSPFAFNSTGHQILNITANSWTELAEDANMSTPDFINNTTNFTDLIPGPFIGNSSLLTGVIYIVVFIVGLLGNTLAIYVVLCYTKMKTVTNMFILNLALADELYILGIPFLGTQSVLSYWPYGEFLCKVCMTADAMSQFTSTFCLTVMSVDRYLAVVHPIRSAKWRRPHVVKIFNGTVWVVSFLVVLPVTIYSGMQDGFNSCNLSWPEPQKVWSLAFILYTSILGVFVPLVVICICYLLIIIKVKSAGVRAGVTKRRKSERKVTRMVVIIVLVFVLCWLPFYTTNIVNEVYTIPENDAAAAVYFFLVILTYVNSCANPILYGFLSDNFKQSFQKVLCFHKASCDCVMDKIRRNQAASQDRPETIHNALLTSTNHTQNRNTRNSQQCVQMGNLDHELLSTETAVNDQSLRRPCSSLSPALMWTSGTS, encoded by the exons ATGCACTATATGACCTGGGAACGATTCTCCTCTGCGCACCAAAGCAGTCCGCACGCACAAAGGAGAGACCATCAACAGAAGAGGATCACAGAAAATTATGACTCGGCTGGCATCAAGACGATAAATACCTCGAG TCCTTTTGCCTTTAATTCAACTGGACACCAAATACTCAACATCACCGCTAATAGTTGGACTGAACTGGCTGAAGATGCCAACATGTCTACTCCTGACTTCATAAACAACACCACCAACTTTACAGACTTAATTCCAGGTCCTTTCATTGGGAATAGCTCTCTGCTCACCGGAGTCATCTATATCGTTGTCTTCATTGTGGGTCTTCTGGGTAACACACTAGCCATCTATGTGGTCTTATGCTACACAAAGATGAAGACGGTAACTAACATGTTCATCCTCAATTTAGCATTGGCTGATGAACTGTACATTCTCGGAATTCCCTTCCTGGGGACTCAGAGCGTGCTTTCATACTGGCCGTACGGAGAGTTCCTCTGCAAGGTATGCATGACTGCCGATGCCATGAGCCAGTTCACCTCAACCTTTTGCTTGACTGTGATGAGCGTTGATCGATACCTGGCTGTGGTGCATCCTATTCGCAGTGCCAAGTGGCGGAGACCACATGTGGTCAAGATTTTTAATGGCACGGTGTGGGTTGTATCATTCCTGGTTGTACTGCCAGTCACTATCTATTCAGGCATGCAggatgggttcaattcctgcaacTTGAGCTGGCCTGAACCGCAGAAGGTGTGGTCACTTGCCTTCATCCTCTACACATCCATCCTAGGTGTCTTTGTTCCTCTGGTTGTCATCTGCATCTGCTACCTGCTGATTATCATCAAG GTGAAGTCAGCAGGTGTGCGAGCAGGTGTGACGAAGCGGCGTAAGTCAGAGCGAAAGGTGACACGCATGGTGGTGATCATTGTGCTGGTGTTTGTGCTTTGCTGGCTGCCCTTCTATACCACCAACATCGTCAACGAGGTTTATACCATTCCTGAAAATGATGCCGCTGCTGCAGTCTACTTTTTTCTAGTCATCCTTACCTATGTCAACTCCTGTGCCAACCCCATCCTCTATGGTTTCCTCTCGGACAACTTCAAACAAAGCTTCCAGAAAGTGCTCTGCTTCCACAAAGCTAGTTGTGATTGTGTCATGGACAAAATAAGAAGAAACCAGGCTGCCTCTCAGGACAGACCAGAGACGATACATAATGCTCTTCTTACCAGCACAAACCACACGCAGAATAGAAACACGCGGAACAGCCAG CAGTGTGTCCAGATGGGGAACCTTGACCATGAATTGTTATCTACAGAAACAGCAGTGAATGACCAGTCATTGCGGAGACCGTGCTCATCACTTTCTCCTGCACTCATGTGGACATCAGGCACTTCTTGA
- the LOC117528328 gene encoding somatostatin receptor type 5-like isoform X2, translating into MHYMTWERFSSAHQSSPHAQRRDHQQKRITENYDSAGIKTINTSSPFAFNSTGHQILNITANSWTELAEDANMSTPDFINNTTNFTDLIPGPFIGNSSLLTGVIYIVVFIVGLLGNTLAIYVVLCYTKMKTVTNMFILNLALADELYILGIPFLGTQSVLSYWPYGEFLCKVCMTADAMSQFTSTFCLTVMSVDRYLAVVHPIRSAKWRRPHVVKIFNGTVWVVSFLVVLPVTIYSGMQDGFNSCNLSWPEPQKVWSLAFILYTSILGVFVPLVVICICYLLIIIKVKSAGVRAGVTKRRKSERKVTRMVVIIVLVFVLCWLPFYTTNIVNEVYTIPENDAAAAVYFFLVILTYVNSCANPILYGFLSDNFKQSFQKVLCFHKASCDCVMDKIRRNQAASQDRPETIHNALLTSTNHTQNRNTRNSQCVQMGNLDHELLSTETAVNDQSLRRPCSSLSPALMWTSGTS; encoded by the exons ATGCACTATATGACCTGGGAACGATTCTCCTCTGCGCACCAAAGCAGTCCGCACGCACAAAGGAGAGACCATCAACAGAAGAGGATCACAGAAAATTATGACTCGGCTGGCATCAAGACGATAAATACCTCGAG TCCTTTTGCCTTTAATTCAACTGGACACCAAATACTCAACATCACCGCTAATAGTTGGACTGAACTGGCTGAAGATGCCAACATGTCTACTCCTGACTTCATAAACAACACCACCAACTTTACAGACTTAATTCCAGGTCCTTTCATTGGGAATAGCTCTCTGCTCACCGGAGTCATCTATATCGTTGTCTTCATTGTGGGTCTTCTGGGTAACACACTAGCCATCTATGTGGTCTTATGCTACACAAAGATGAAGACGGTAACTAACATGTTCATCCTCAATTTAGCATTGGCTGATGAACTGTACATTCTCGGAATTCCCTTCCTGGGGACTCAGAGCGTGCTTTCATACTGGCCGTACGGAGAGTTCCTCTGCAAGGTATGCATGACTGCCGATGCCATGAGCCAGTTCACCTCAACCTTTTGCTTGACTGTGATGAGCGTTGATCGATACCTGGCTGTGGTGCATCCTATTCGCAGTGCCAAGTGGCGGAGACCACATGTGGTCAAGATTTTTAATGGCACGGTGTGGGTTGTATCATTCCTGGTTGTACTGCCAGTCACTATCTATTCAGGCATGCAggatgggttcaattcctgcaacTTGAGCTGGCCTGAACCGCAGAAGGTGTGGTCACTTGCCTTCATCCTCTACACATCCATCCTAGGTGTCTTTGTTCCTCTGGTTGTCATCTGCATCTGCTACCTGCTGATTATCATCAAG GTGAAGTCAGCAGGTGTGCGAGCAGGTGTGACGAAGCGGCGTAAGTCAGAGCGAAAGGTGACACGCATGGTGGTGATCATTGTGCTGGTGTTTGTGCTTTGCTGGCTGCCCTTCTATACCACCAACATCGTCAACGAGGTTTATACCATTCCTGAAAATGATGCCGCTGCTGCAGTCTACTTTTTTCTAGTCATCCTTACCTATGTCAACTCCTGTGCCAACCCCATCCTCTATGGTTTCCTCTCGGACAACTTCAAACAAAGCTTCCAGAAAGTGCTCTGCTTCCACAAAGCTAGTTGTGATTGTGTCATGGACAAAATAAGAAGAAACCAGGCTGCCTCTCAGGACAGACCAGAGACGATACATAATGCTCTTCTTACCAGCACAAACCACACGCAGAATAGAAACACGCGGAACAGCCAG TGTGTCCAGATGGGGAACCTTGACCATGAATTGTTATCTACAGAAACAGCAGTGAATGACCAGTCATTGCGGAGACCGTGCTCATCACTTTCTCCTGCACTCATGTGGACATCAGGCACTTCTTGA
- the LOC117528328 gene encoding somatostatin receptor type 5-like isoform X3 produces the protein MRGHSEAHSPFAFNSTGHQILNITANSWTELAEDANMSTPDFINNTTNFTDLIPGPFIGNSSLLTGVIYIVVFIVGLLGNTLAIYVVLCYTKMKTVTNMFILNLALADELYILGIPFLGTQSVLSYWPYGEFLCKVCMTADAMSQFTSTFCLTVMSVDRYLAVVHPIRSAKWRRPHVVKIFNGTVWVVSFLVVLPVTIYSGMQDGFNSCNLSWPEPQKVWSLAFILYTSILGVFVPLVVICICYLLIIIKVKSAGVRAGVTKRRKSERKVTRMVVIIVLVFVLCWLPFYTTNIVNEVYTIPENDAAAAVYFFLVILTYVNSCANPILYGFLSDNFKQSFQKVLCFHKASCDCVMDKIRRNQAASQDRPETIHNALLTSTNHTQNRNTRNSQQCVQMGNLDHELLSTETAVNDQSLRRPCSSLSPALMWTSGTS, from the exons ATGCGCGGACACTCAGAAGCGCACAG TCCTTTTGCCTTTAATTCAACTGGACACCAAATACTCAACATCACCGCTAATAGTTGGACTGAACTGGCTGAAGATGCCAACATGTCTACTCCTGACTTCATAAACAACACCACCAACTTTACAGACTTAATTCCAGGTCCTTTCATTGGGAATAGCTCTCTGCTCACCGGAGTCATCTATATCGTTGTCTTCATTGTGGGTCTTCTGGGTAACACACTAGCCATCTATGTGGTCTTATGCTACACAAAGATGAAGACGGTAACTAACATGTTCATCCTCAATTTAGCATTGGCTGATGAACTGTACATTCTCGGAATTCCCTTCCTGGGGACTCAGAGCGTGCTTTCATACTGGCCGTACGGAGAGTTCCTCTGCAAGGTATGCATGACTGCCGATGCCATGAGCCAGTTCACCTCAACCTTTTGCTTGACTGTGATGAGCGTTGATCGATACCTGGCTGTGGTGCATCCTATTCGCAGTGCCAAGTGGCGGAGACCACATGTGGTCAAGATTTTTAATGGCACGGTGTGGGTTGTATCATTCCTGGTTGTACTGCCAGTCACTATCTATTCAGGCATGCAggatgggttcaattcctgcaacTTGAGCTGGCCTGAACCGCAGAAGGTGTGGTCACTTGCCTTCATCCTCTACACATCCATCCTAGGTGTCTTTGTTCCTCTGGTTGTCATCTGCATCTGCTACCTGCTGATTATCATCAAG GTGAAGTCAGCAGGTGTGCGAGCAGGTGTGACGAAGCGGCGTAAGTCAGAGCGAAAGGTGACACGCATGGTGGTGATCATTGTGCTGGTGTTTGTGCTTTGCTGGCTGCCCTTCTATACCACCAACATCGTCAACGAGGTTTATACCATTCCTGAAAATGATGCCGCTGCTGCAGTCTACTTTTTTCTAGTCATCCTTACCTATGTCAACTCCTGTGCCAACCCCATCCTCTATGGTTTCCTCTCGGACAACTTCAAACAAAGCTTCCAGAAAGTGCTCTGCTTCCACAAAGCTAGTTGTGATTGTGTCATGGACAAAATAAGAAGAAACCAGGCTGCCTCTCAGGACAGACCAGAGACGATACATAATGCTCTTCTTACCAGCACAAACCACACGCAGAATAGAAACACGCGGAACAGCCAG CAGTGTGTCCAGATGGGGAACCTTGACCATGAATTGTTATCTACAGAAACAGCAGTGAATGACCAGTCATTGCGGAGACCGTGCTCATCACTTTCTCCTGCACTCATGTGGACATCAGGCACTTCTTGA